One Hypanus sabinus isolate sHypSab1 chromosome 4, sHypSab1.hap1, whole genome shotgun sequence genomic region harbors:
- the LOC132392535 gene encoding nuclear receptor subfamily 4 group A member 2 isoform X1 yields the protein MKWPSATHFVLFQKAVIILSPKLRFRKHSEFCSSGIQATTVSTFHFFHSHLAEAMPCVQAQYGSSPQGASPASQSYSYHSGEYSSDFLTPEFVKFSMDLTNTEITATTSLPSFSTFMENYSTSYDVKPPCLYQMPLPNQQSPIKIEDIQMNGYHQQNHLQHPPEEMMHSGSMYYKPSPPPTPTPPGFQVQHSPLWDDPNSLHSFSQNYVATTHMIDQRKSSVSRLSLFSFKQSPPGTPVSSCQMRFDNPLHISMNPETGGGHHVVDSQNFAVPNPIRKQTSVGFPGLQIGHGSQLVDNQVPSPPSRSSPSNEGLCAVCGDNAACQHYGVRTCEGCKGFFKRTVQKNAKYVCLANKNCPVDKRRRNRCQYCRFQKCLVVGMVKEVVRTDSLKGRRGRLPSKPKSPQEPSPPSPPVSLITALVRAHVDSNPAMSNLDYSRFQSNPEYQLSGGDTEHIQQFYDLLTGSMEIIRGWAEKIPGYTDLPKEDQELLFESAFLELFVLRLAYRSNPVDGKLIFCNGVVLHRLQCVRGFGEWIDSIIDFSSNLHSMNIDISAFSCIAALAMVTERHGLKEPKKVEELQNKIVNCLKDHVTFNGGNLNRPNHLSKLLGKLPELRTLCTQGLQRIFYLKLEDLVPPPTIIDKLFLDTLPF from the exons AAAAGCTGTTATTATACTATCACCGAAACTGCGATTTAGAAAACATTCCGAATTCTGCTCTTCAGGAATACAAGCCACAACAGTGTCTACTTTTCATTTCTTTCACAGCCACTTGGCAGAAG CCATGCCCTGTGTTCAAGCTCAGTATGGGTCATCGCCACAAGGagccagtcctgcctctcagagCTACAGCTACCACAGTGGGGAGTACAGCTCTGACTTCTTAACGCCAGAGTTCGTAAAGTTCAGCATGGATCTCACAAACACCGAAATAACAGCCACCACTTCGCTGCCAAGCTTCAGCACCTTCATGGAGAATTACAGCACCAGTTACGACGTGAAACCGCCTTGCTTGTACCAGATGCCACTGCCCAACCAGCAGTCTCCCATCAAGATCGAAGACATCCAGATGAACGGCTATCACCAACAGAACCACCTACAGCACCCACCAGAGGAGATGATGCACTCTGGCTCTATGTATTACAAGCCATCTCCACCTCCTACCCCAACACCTCCAGGCTTCCAGGTCCAGCATAGCCCATTATGGGATGACCCCAATTCTCTTCATAGCTTTTCTCAAAACTATGTAGCTACCACCCACATGATAGATCAGCGGAAGTCATCGGTTTCAAGACTATCTCTCTTTTCCTTCAAGCAGTCTCCTCCCGGCACCCCAGTCTCTAGCTGTCAAATGAGGTTTGATAACCCCTTACACATTTCCATGAACCCTGAGACAGGAGGTGGGCATCACGTGGTGGACAGCCAGAACTTCGCTGTCCCCAATCCCATCCGAAAACAGACATCCGTGGGCTTTCCCGGTCTCCAGATCGGCCATGGGTCTCAGCTGGTGGACAACCAggtcccatcacctccttctcgAAGCTCTCCATCTAACGAAGGCCTGTGCGCCGTTTGCGGAGACAACGCCGCCTGCCAGCACTACGGAGTCCGCACTTGCGAGGGCTGTAAAGGCTTTTTCAAG CGTACAGTGCAGAAAAACGCTAAGTATGTTTGTCTGGCAAATAAGAATTGTCCAGTTGACAAGCGCCGCCGTAACAGGTGCCAATACTGTCGCTTTCAGAAGTGCCTTGTCGTTGGCATGGTGAAAGAAG TCGTTCGTACGGATAGCCTGAAGGGTCGCAGGGGACGCCTCCCGTCCAAACCGAAGAGCCCTCAAGAGCCGTCTCCGCCGTCTCCTCCAGTCAGTCTCATAACAGCCTTGGTCCGAGCGCACGTCGACTCCAACCCCGCCATGTCCAACCTCGATTACTCTCGA TTCCAGTCCAACCCCGAATACCAGCTGAGCGGCGGGGACACAGAGCACATCCAGCAGTTCTACGACCTTCTGACAGGCTCTATGGAAATAATCCGCGGTTGGGCAGAAAAGATCCCTGGTTATACCGACCTTCCAAAAGAGGACCAAGAGCTTCTTTTTGAATCGGCTTTCCTGGAACTGTTCGTCCTGAGGCTGGCCTATCG GTCCAACCCTGTGGACGGCAAGCTAATATTTTGCAATGGGGTGGTGCTGCACAGACTGCAGTGCGTCCGCGGCTTTGGGGAATGGATAGATTCAATCATTGACTTTTCGTCCAACCTGCACAGTATGAACATAGACATTTCAGCCTTTTCCTGCATTGCTGCCCTCGCCATGGTAACAG AGAGACACGGACTAAAAGAACCCAAGAAGGTAGAAGAACTTCAAAATAAAATTGTGAACTGTCTCAAGGACCACGTGACTTTCAACGGTGGAAACTTAAATCGTCCAAACCACTTGTCCAAACTTTTGGGGAAATTGCCAGAGCTGCGCACCCTCTGCACGCAAGGTCTTCAGCGCATCTTCTACCTAAAGCTCGAGGACCTTGTCCCACCGCCGACAATAATTGATAAGCTCTTTCTGGACACACTACCATTTTGA
- the LOC132392535 gene encoding nuclear receptor subfamily 4 group A member 2 isoform X2 gives MKWPSATHFVLFQKAVIILSPKLRFRKHSEFCSSGIQATTVSTFHFFHSHLAEAQYGSSPQGASPASQSYSYHSGEYSSDFLTPEFVKFSMDLTNTEITATTSLPSFSTFMENYSTSYDVKPPCLYQMPLPNQQSPIKIEDIQMNGYHQQNHLQHPPEEMMHSGSMYYKPSPPPTPTPPGFQVQHSPLWDDPNSLHSFSQNYVATTHMIDQRKSSVSRLSLFSFKQSPPGTPVSSCQMRFDNPLHISMNPETGGGHHVVDSQNFAVPNPIRKQTSVGFPGLQIGHGSQLVDNQVPSPPSRSSPSNEGLCAVCGDNAACQHYGVRTCEGCKGFFKRTVQKNAKYVCLANKNCPVDKRRRNRCQYCRFQKCLVVGMVKEVVRTDSLKGRRGRLPSKPKSPQEPSPPSPPVSLITALVRAHVDSNPAMSNLDYSRFQSNPEYQLSGGDTEHIQQFYDLLTGSMEIIRGWAEKIPGYTDLPKEDQELLFESAFLELFVLRLAYRSNPVDGKLIFCNGVVLHRLQCVRGFGEWIDSIIDFSSNLHSMNIDISAFSCIAALAMVTERHGLKEPKKVEELQNKIVNCLKDHVTFNGGNLNRPNHLSKLLGKLPELRTLCTQGLQRIFYLKLEDLVPPPTIIDKLFLDTLPF, from the exons AAAAGCTGTTATTATACTATCACCGAAACTGCGATTTAGAAAACATTCCGAATTCTGCTCTTCAGGAATACAAGCCACAACAGTGTCTACTTTTCATTTCTTTCACAGCCACTTGGCAGAAG CTCAGTATGGGTCATCGCCACAAGGagccagtcctgcctctcagagCTACAGCTACCACAGTGGGGAGTACAGCTCTGACTTCTTAACGCCAGAGTTCGTAAAGTTCAGCATGGATCTCACAAACACCGAAATAACAGCCACCACTTCGCTGCCAAGCTTCAGCACCTTCATGGAGAATTACAGCACCAGTTACGACGTGAAACCGCCTTGCTTGTACCAGATGCCACTGCCCAACCAGCAGTCTCCCATCAAGATCGAAGACATCCAGATGAACGGCTATCACCAACAGAACCACCTACAGCACCCACCAGAGGAGATGATGCACTCTGGCTCTATGTATTACAAGCCATCTCCACCTCCTACCCCAACACCTCCAGGCTTCCAGGTCCAGCATAGCCCATTATGGGATGACCCCAATTCTCTTCATAGCTTTTCTCAAAACTATGTAGCTACCACCCACATGATAGATCAGCGGAAGTCATCGGTTTCAAGACTATCTCTCTTTTCCTTCAAGCAGTCTCCTCCCGGCACCCCAGTCTCTAGCTGTCAAATGAGGTTTGATAACCCCTTACACATTTCCATGAACCCTGAGACAGGAGGTGGGCATCACGTGGTGGACAGCCAGAACTTCGCTGTCCCCAATCCCATCCGAAAACAGACATCCGTGGGCTTTCCCGGTCTCCAGATCGGCCATGGGTCTCAGCTGGTGGACAACCAggtcccatcacctccttctcgAAGCTCTCCATCTAACGAAGGCCTGTGCGCCGTTTGCGGAGACAACGCCGCCTGCCAGCACTACGGAGTCCGCACTTGCGAGGGCTGTAAAGGCTTTTTCAAG CGTACAGTGCAGAAAAACGCTAAGTATGTTTGTCTGGCAAATAAGAATTGTCCAGTTGACAAGCGCCGCCGTAACAGGTGCCAATACTGTCGCTTTCAGAAGTGCCTTGTCGTTGGCATGGTGAAAGAAG TCGTTCGTACGGATAGCCTGAAGGGTCGCAGGGGACGCCTCCCGTCCAAACCGAAGAGCCCTCAAGAGCCGTCTCCGCCGTCTCCTCCAGTCAGTCTCATAACAGCCTTGGTCCGAGCGCACGTCGACTCCAACCCCGCCATGTCCAACCTCGATTACTCTCGA TTCCAGTCCAACCCCGAATACCAGCTGAGCGGCGGGGACACAGAGCACATCCAGCAGTTCTACGACCTTCTGACAGGCTCTATGGAAATAATCCGCGGTTGGGCAGAAAAGATCCCTGGTTATACCGACCTTCCAAAAGAGGACCAAGAGCTTCTTTTTGAATCGGCTTTCCTGGAACTGTTCGTCCTGAGGCTGGCCTATCG GTCCAACCCTGTGGACGGCAAGCTAATATTTTGCAATGGGGTGGTGCTGCACAGACTGCAGTGCGTCCGCGGCTTTGGGGAATGGATAGATTCAATCATTGACTTTTCGTCCAACCTGCACAGTATGAACATAGACATTTCAGCCTTTTCCTGCATTGCTGCCCTCGCCATGGTAACAG AGAGACACGGACTAAAAGAACCCAAGAAGGTAGAAGAACTTCAAAATAAAATTGTGAACTGTCTCAAGGACCACGTGACTTTCAACGGTGGAAACTTAAATCGTCCAAACCACTTGTCCAAACTTTTGGGGAAATTGCCAGAGCTGCGCACCCTCTGCACGCAAGGTCTTCAGCGCATCTTCTACCTAAAGCTCGAGGACCTTGTCCCACCGCCGACAATAATTGATAAGCTCTTTCTGGACACACTACCATTTTGA
- the LOC132392535 gene encoding nuclear receptor subfamily 4 group A member 2 isoform X3, with protein sequence MPCVQAQYGSSPQGASPASQSYSYHSGEYSSDFLTPEFVKFSMDLTNTEITATTSLPSFSTFMENYSTSYDVKPPCLYQMPLPNQQSPIKIEDIQMNGYHQQNHLQHPPEEMMHSGSMYYKPSPPPTPTPPGFQVQHSPLWDDPNSLHSFSQNYVATTHMIDQRKSSVSRLSLFSFKQSPPGTPVSSCQMRFDNPLHISMNPETGGGHHVVDSQNFAVPNPIRKQTSVGFPGLQIGHGSQLVDNQVPSPPSRSSPSNEGLCAVCGDNAACQHYGVRTCEGCKGFFKRTVQKNAKYVCLANKNCPVDKRRRNRCQYCRFQKCLVVGMVKEVVRTDSLKGRRGRLPSKPKSPQEPSPPSPPVSLITALVRAHVDSNPAMSNLDYSRFQSNPEYQLSGGDTEHIQQFYDLLTGSMEIIRGWAEKIPGYTDLPKEDQELLFESAFLELFVLRLAYRSNPVDGKLIFCNGVVLHRLQCVRGFGEWIDSIIDFSSNLHSMNIDISAFSCIAALAMVTERHGLKEPKKVEELQNKIVNCLKDHVTFNGGNLNRPNHLSKLLGKLPELRTLCTQGLQRIFYLKLEDLVPPPTIIDKLFLDTLPF encoded by the exons ATGCCCTGTGTTCAAGCTCAGTATGGGTCATCGCCACAAGGagccagtcctgcctctcagagCTACAGCTACCACAGTGGGGAGTACAGCTCTGACTTCTTAACGCCAGAGTTCGTAAAGTTCAGCATGGATCTCACAAACACCGAAATAACAGCCACCACTTCGCTGCCAAGCTTCAGCACCTTCATGGAGAATTACAGCACCAGTTACGACGTGAAACCGCCTTGCTTGTACCAGATGCCACTGCCCAACCAGCAGTCTCCCATCAAGATCGAAGACATCCAGATGAACGGCTATCACCAACAGAACCACCTACAGCACCCACCAGAGGAGATGATGCACTCTGGCTCTATGTATTACAAGCCATCTCCACCTCCTACCCCAACACCTCCAGGCTTCCAGGTCCAGCATAGCCCATTATGGGATGACCCCAATTCTCTTCATAGCTTTTCTCAAAACTATGTAGCTACCACCCACATGATAGATCAGCGGAAGTCATCGGTTTCAAGACTATCTCTCTTTTCCTTCAAGCAGTCTCCTCCCGGCACCCCAGTCTCTAGCTGTCAAATGAGGTTTGATAACCCCTTACACATTTCCATGAACCCTGAGACAGGAGGTGGGCATCACGTGGTGGACAGCCAGAACTTCGCTGTCCCCAATCCCATCCGAAAACAGACATCCGTGGGCTTTCCCGGTCTCCAGATCGGCCATGGGTCTCAGCTGGTGGACAACCAggtcccatcacctccttctcgAAGCTCTCCATCTAACGAAGGCCTGTGCGCCGTTTGCGGAGACAACGCCGCCTGCCAGCACTACGGAGTCCGCACTTGCGAGGGCTGTAAAGGCTTTTTCAAG CGTACAGTGCAGAAAAACGCTAAGTATGTTTGTCTGGCAAATAAGAATTGTCCAGTTGACAAGCGCCGCCGTAACAGGTGCCAATACTGTCGCTTTCAGAAGTGCCTTGTCGTTGGCATGGTGAAAGAAG TCGTTCGTACGGATAGCCTGAAGGGTCGCAGGGGACGCCTCCCGTCCAAACCGAAGAGCCCTCAAGAGCCGTCTCCGCCGTCTCCTCCAGTCAGTCTCATAACAGCCTTGGTCCGAGCGCACGTCGACTCCAACCCCGCCATGTCCAACCTCGATTACTCTCGA TTCCAGTCCAACCCCGAATACCAGCTGAGCGGCGGGGACACAGAGCACATCCAGCAGTTCTACGACCTTCTGACAGGCTCTATGGAAATAATCCGCGGTTGGGCAGAAAAGATCCCTGGTTATACCGACCTTCCAAAAGAGGACCAAGAGCTTCTTTTTGAATCGGCTTTCCTGGAACTGTTCGTCCTGAGGCTGGCCTATCG GTCCAACCCTGTGGACGGCAAGCTAATATTTTGCAATGGGGTGGTGCTGCACAGACTGCAGTGCGTCCGCGGCTTTGGGGAATGGATAGATTCAATCATTGACTTTTCGTCCAACCTGCACAGTATGAACATAGACATTTCAGCCTTTTCCTGCATTGCTGCCCTCGCCATGGTAACAG AGAGACACGGACTAAAAGAACCCAAGAAGGTAGAAGAACTTCAAAATAAAATTGTGAACTGTCTCAAGGACCACGTGACTTTCAACGGTGGAAACTTAAATCGTCCAAACCACTTGTCCAAACTTTTGGGGAAATTGCCAGAGCTGCGCACCCTCTGCACGCAAGGTCTTCAGCGCATCTTCTACCTAAAGCTCGAGGACCTTGTCCCACCGCCGACAATAATTGATAAGCTCTTTCTGGACACACTACCATTTTGA